The Sphaeramia orbicularis chromosome 16, fSphaOr1.1, whole genome shotgun sequence genome window below encodes:
- the LOC115436104 gene encoding protein tyrosine phosphatase type IVA 3 isoform X5 — MSKLTLPTMNRPAPVELCHKNMRFLITHNPTDSTLSSFIEDLKRFGATTVVRVCDVTYDKTPLEKDGITVVDWPFDDGAPPPSKLVEDWLSLLKKKFQEDPGCCVAVHCVAGLGRAPVLVALALIESGMKYEDAIQLIRQKRRGAINSKQLTYLEKYRSKQRLRFKDSHTHKNKCCTM; from the exons ATGTCAAAGCTCACACTACCCACCATGAACCGCCCAGCTCCAGTGGAACTCTGCCACAAGAACATGAGGTTCCTGATCACACACAACCCCACAGACAGTACCCTCAGCTCCTTTATAGAG GACCTGAAGCGATTTGGAGCCACCACAGTCGTTCGAGTTTGTGATGTCACATATGACAAAACACCCCTGGAGAAAGATGGCATCACTGTGGTG GATTGGCCATTCGATGATGGAGCTCCACCTCCTAGTAAACTGGTTGAAGATTGGTTGAGTTTGCTGAAGAAGAAGTTTCAGGAGGATCCAGGATGTTGTGTTGCTGTTCACTGTGTAGCCGGTCTGGGACG GGCACCTGTGCTGGTTGCTTTGGCTCTGATAGAGAGTGGAATGAAGTATGAAGATGCTATTCAACTCATCCGACA GAAGCGCCGTGGAGCCATCAACAGCAAACAGCTGACATATCTGGAGAAATATCGATCCAAGCAGAGACTGCGTTTCAAGGACTCACATACACACAAGAACAAGTGTTGCACCATgtga